DNA sequence from the Alistipes sp. ZOR0009 genome:
CTAATGTGGCATGCTTCACATTAAAAACAAAACCTTTTATAGGTAATATCTGAAAAGGATCTAAAGAAACGTCAACTAGAATATTATTGGCATCTGAGATATCTACTGCAAATTTTGTAGATAAAACGCCAACCCCATCAGCCTTTACTGCAAAATCGCTAGAAAACTCAATAATCCCTTCAAGGTGGATTTTTTCTATTCCTTTACATGAAAATTGAGCATAAGTTCCTCCTTTTGATAAAAATTTCAACTTATATTTTCCATTATCAAGAACTGTGCAGTCCTTCATGAGCATCAACTTTACACCATCCGAGACTTCAAGCCCATGAGAATGAAATCCAACTCCTTTTGCTCCAAATGCTAAAGGGATCTTTGAACCTGGAAAGAAAAATTGAAAAAAGACATCAACCGTAGACCTGTTCGATGAAAATTCGGCATTGGTGACAGCAGCAACGTATGGTTTATCTCCAATTTTTCTAACAATACCGATAGGTAGTTTCATCTCCTTCGAGGGATCAAAAGTGTTTACCATATTACCGGTGCCACTTAAGGATTCAAATAAATGCATCACCTCATTTGCATCTGCGATATCTTGTGCATACGTGAGGTTCGAAAATACCAATAGCAATAAAACTAGAGATAGTAGTTTTATAATCTTCATCATTATAACCTAGAGGTTTGAATTTATCAAATGCGATGACGCAGAAGCGCGAAATAAAAGACCTAGTAATTGTAGATTTTCAAAAGATATTTCCCTTTATTATCCGCCAACCATTTTCGTGTTTTTTGTTGAGCAACTGAAAAATCATCAAGCAGCTCCCCAAACTCATCTACTTCAACAGGAAATCCCTCAATCCCCTTTGCAACTTCTGATATAACATAGTAGCCACAAGGGATAAGATTTGAAGAAGATGGATTCATCGATCTACATTGCAGCGAACCGTCTAAAAGGATTTCTATAAGCTTATCGTATATTTTTTTTTGTTTCACATAACCGAAATCTGGTAGTAAAAGAATGAGGCTTGAGCCTTCAGTCTTAATCTTTTCCAATCGAGAAAGGACTATCGAAATACTACCTTCATCTCCCATTCTTGCCAAAGCGAGCGACATTGACCATTGACTATTTGCAGATACGACCTCCCTAACTTGTATTGATTTTAAAGAGTCTTTCGTATTTTCACCTCCGATATAACCTAGCAATTTTAAATGCTCCCCTGAGTACCCGTTGCGTCGAGAAGATTTCAATATTTGAGAGATATCTTTGCTGGTAAAATAGGACGGTTTAAATTTTTTGAGCAAAGAAACAACGTTACTAACAACTTCTGGTTGAAAATCGTCGAGTCCCTGCAAAACAACAGATAAGGCAAATTGCTTAACTGGTTTTGGATCGGACTCCTCCACAAACCCTGCAAGCAAACGGTATGCTTCACCCCTAAAATTCTCATTTGAGTCTTTTGCATACCGAGATATCGACCTTAATAAGTCAAACTTATCAGACTCTTTCGAAAGAGACTCCAACGCATGCACATTGGTTTTTTGTTTCCCAAAATCTGAGAAATAAACATCAACATTTTTCTGAACCCCCTGTGCTCCAGCCACCAAAATCACAGAAAAATATGTTACGATTGATATTACTAATAATTTTTGCATACTATATTTATTTCATCACAAAGCTAACAATACAACCATCTCCATTAATTACACTATTACTATTTAACCATAAATATGTAGTATAATAAAAGAGAACGCACAATATTCTCAAAACCCTCACACATACCCCAACGAATAAATTTGCACAATAGCAGATTTATCACCCTCTAAATCTCCGAGCCTCATCTGTGACGGCATGTATATGCGACTCTGTATATTTATATCCAGTGAAGAGTGTAAAAGGTTATTGCAGTAGCAACTCCTCTCTCCAAAACCAACCCAAACTGCCTACAGAGGTGCTATAGCCTACATAATTGCTATATTTGCAGCCTCAAAGCAAGAACAGAGGAGGAAGATATGCCTACCTTTCCTATTTTGAAACACTATAAACCCAAATATAAGCAGATGAAAATTTTAAAAATCAGCATTCTACTCCTAGTAGTAGCACTTACCTTTTCGTGCAGCAAAAGCGAGGACCAACCGAAGCCCGACTTTTCCGTTCTTGGCCTATCCTCATTTACCATTAATGGAGTTACGGTAGATGTTAAAAATACATGCCTATCCAGTAGTAGTAACGAACTCTTGTTTACTGCAAGTAGAACAGAAAACAACCTTAACCTTCGGAGCTTTAAGGCTTGGTATGTTATTTTTATAAAAAAGGGAGTACAGCCCAGCGTTAGCGCAAGCAGCATCTACCCCGATGCTACGATTACGGTTACCAAAAAAGATAACTTCAACAATATGGAAACCTACAGCGTAGAGGTAAAGAGGGATGGGTATAAGGAGGTAGGAACCTACTTTTTCTCATTTAAGATTCTCGAACCAAAAACAGCAGCCCAGATACAAGGGTAAGCGGAACAATAGAACCTTTGTAGGATACTAATACAGGCTTGCCGAATAAAGTAAAAGCGGCGTTGCTCTTTATGATGGAAGAGCAACGCCGCTTATTTTATAAACATTCCTACCAGTTCATTACCACCCTAAATCGGGTAGCAGGAGGAACAACAGAGGTGTTAAAATCGCTATACTGAACATACAACCTTATCGATCCTGGCGCAAAATCGAAGTCGTAGGTCTCGGTCCACGCTGCCTTTCCGTCTGTTTTATGGGTTACGTAGGGCAGTGGAGCTTGTATATTATCCTTTGTATACATGTACACAAACACATTCCCTTTTTCGGCAATAAAGGTTGATAGCCGAGGTATTGCCAGATCGGCATAGTAGTAGGAGCTTGCTCCGTTTACGGTTCCGCTCAGCGTCCATTTAGGGACCGACCACTCCGATACGTCCCAATTAGTGCCTGGGCCGGGAGGTCCATCAGGCCCCATAGGGCCTTCTCGCCCTTCGCATCCTAAAAGAAGGAAAGCCACTACAAGTAAAGATAGAAGTCTTCTCATGATCTTCTCTATTATTTATTGAACATGGTAAAAAGTAAGCATCGGTCAACGCTTGTTGATGTGCAACAAGCTGCTAAACATATATAAGAAACAAATGCATCCCATTTGTACTAACCAAATATAGGAAAAAAGTTAAGCCAAACGCAGCTGGTAAATCCCATTTTAAGTAAAACACCCCTATAAAAAAGCATATACCCACAAGGTGTTACGCTTCGCGGAACTAATGAGGTTCATCCTGCAACTAAATTTTGACGGGCTCTACGAGTGCTGCGCTTGTAGGGTGTAATGCCCGTGCCGCCAGCTGTGTTTTAAGCCAATTTACCACAAGTATTGCCGCTACGCTTGGCTGAGATGCTTTTAAAGGCTATGTTTGCCCGCTGCCATACCCAAAATAAAAGTAAACATGCTTACAGCTATTTGCAGCAAGAGCACTGAGCAGCTCTTCAAGACGTCCATTGTTCAGCAAACCGCCTTTTGGTCGGTGGTAAAGGAGATGATGGGGGTTAACACCATTGCGCTAAACTTTAAGATCAACCGGTCGCACCTCGACAACGACCACCAAAGCCTTGGTAGCATAGAATCGGACATTCTGGTGGTGGTACAGCAGGTAGACAGCCTGTACTCGATTGCCTACGTACCCTACGGACCAGAACTCGAGCCGCGAGAAGATCTACAGGGAACCTTTCTGGAGGAGCTCTCGGAGTGCTTACGCTCGCATCTTCCTAAAAATTGTATTATGATTCGCTACGACCTGTGCTGGGAGTCGTACTGGGCCAAGGATAGCAGCTTTTACGACGAGAACGGGCTGTGGAACGGTCCGCCAGCGCATACGACGCAGGAGCTACGCTTTAACATGAACACCATCGGGTGGAACTTCCGCAAGGCACAAGGGAATATACTCCCCTCGAATACCATTTACTTGGACCTGCACAAGGAACCTTCGGCCATGCTCGACGCCATGAAGCCAAAAACGCGCTACAACATTGGGCTGTCGGAGCGCAAGGGGGTTACGGTGCGCTCGATAGGCATTGAGCAGATCGATGTTTGGTATGCGCTATACCAAGAGACAGCCGCGCGAAACGGCATTTACCTGCACGACATCGAATACTTTAGGGCGGTACTTATGGCCAAGGCCAACAGCACGCAATCGCCCGCCGAGGTGCTGCTGCTGGTTGCGGAAGCGGAATCGACACCGCTTGCAGCACTCTTTTTGGTGATGACAGGCAGCCGAGGCTCGTACTTGTACGGTGCATCGTCGAGCCGAGGACGAAACGTGATGGCAACATACGCGCTACAGTGGGCTGCCATACGTATTGCCCGCGAAAAGGGGTGTACCGAGTACGATATGTTTGGTGTAGCGCCACGTCCGGAGCCTTCGCATCCGCTTTACGGCCTTTACCGCTTTAAGACGGGCTTTGGAGGGAACCTATTTCACTCGATGGGCTGCTGGGATTACCCGCTTATTGGCGATATGTACACCTACTACACCTCGCTGGAGCTTAAAGGGCAGGGATACCATGTTAGCTAGCTGATTACGTATGGGGAATCGACTGTAGAATGGGTGGAATATGAGATGTGAGATATGAGATATGAGATGTGAGATATGAGATATGAGATATGAGATGTGAGATATGAGATGTGAGATATGAGATGTGAGATGTGAGATGTGAGATGTGAGAATTTTCTTATATTTTTTTCTTGCCATTCCTTTTTTGGCGCAAAAAAGGAATCGAAAAAACATGGCAAGAATTAACTCGCACCGTCGGCTTATAGAGTCTTAACTCTTTTATGTTTGCTGTAGATCGATTTAGGGTTACAATTTGGGTGATGGTCGACTCCCCGAGCGTGCTCAAACAGAATTCTTGCCTGCGATGTGTGGCTGCGCCACGGGTGTTGACGGATGGATGATTCGCTTGCTACTATACGATAGCTGCCGGACTAGGGAAACGCTTTTGAAAAAGATGAAATTAGTGTATGTAGTATTGTATGCAGAGCGTAGTAAGGACGTTACGCTCTGCGAATTTCTGATAAACGGGAGGTGGCTATGGTGTATTGGGACTTTTTAAAATCAGCAGCAATATCTTTAGAAGAATGCCTGCACATCCGACAATAACCATGAACAACCATAGCTTCCCCTTTGAGGAGGTATTGGGTATAACCCCCTTTTTTAGCCAAATACCTAACACTACCAGTATTATTGGCAGTATAAAGCCGCTTAGTAACTCAACCATTTTGCTTTTAAATTTACAGGTGATGCCACCTATGCGACTATCACCTTAGCTCCTAAAAAAAGCAGCAGAACAGGTCTGCTGCATTACGTTAATTCGTTTAGGCGGGTGCTAGCAATTCTCTTCGTGGTAGTTTCGGGCCTTTAAGACATCCCAAATGCTTACCTTATTGTCAATGCTATCCAGCAGCCACTTATTATCTTTCCTTATAAAATGGTAGGTATCGGTAAAGCTCTCGCGCTCCTTCTTCGGATTCTTTGTGATGCTGCCAGATTTTTCATCTACCGTATAATCGAGCAGCTCTCCTTTTATGTGGGCCACATAGGCGTCTTGCGAATTATCCAAGTAGTCTTCGCAACCAATTATCCTGACATCGGATACGAAGATACCGGATACGATATTTTTTTCGCCATTCCGTTTCATGAGCTCGAGCTGCAAGCTGTAGTCTTCGTATAGGCTTGGAGTAACTATATCCTTTACTTTTTCGATATTTCGTTCCATCCAGGCGTCCTGCATTCTAAAAAACACCTTCTTGGCGTTATCCCTCATTTGCTCAAAATTCCAGAAAGAATCTTGCTGGGCGCTTTCCTTGATTACCTTACGGCTTTTACCAACCTTAAAGAATAGGATAACGGAGATAATTAGCGTATATACTCCCCAAATGATTAGCCCAATTATGCCTCCCGATCCCTTGCCTCCTCCGCCTCCGGCACGAGCAAAGGCGTCTACACTAATAACTAGAACTGGTAATAACGCTAAAAGTCTAAATTTTAATTTAGTTGTCATACTATAAATGTTTATTCTTTTTTGCAATTTCCAACAGCAGCATAATCATACCTCGCAGCCATCATCGTCTTACGCGATAGGTGCCAAATGGTGTCCTATCTCATTAACTTCACCCTTATAGGCAATACCTATCGGATAGCTAAGATGAAACTAGAGCCTTGTACGAAAAGAAGAGTTCCAACTTTAAGAACAAAATTTTTGGGTTGATATAGCGTAGCATGGACGATGCGCCCAGCAGAAATGAAATTTCTCTTTTGCTAAGTTCTAGCGTACTTTTGCCTGCCAAAAGTAGCAAAAAAGCAATGCGCAGTAGTGAAGATGTATTTAACTACTCAATATTTTTCTTCCTGCTATTTTTCTGGCGCAAAAAGGTAGCGCAAAAAATAGGACGAAAATTAACTCGCACCATCGGCTTATAGAGCCTTAACTCTTTTATGTTTGCTGTAGATCGATTTAGGGTTACGCTTTAGGTTATCCTTAACATACCAAGCGCTGCTTATAAGAAAATACTTTCCTCCTATAATATTTTCTTGTCATTCCTTTTTTGGCGCAAAAAAGGAATCGAAAAAACATGGCAAGAATTAACTCGCACCGTCGGCTTATAGAGCCTTAACTCTTTTATGTTTGCTGCAGATCGATTTAGGGTTACAATTTGGGTGATGGTCGACTCCCCGAGCGTGCTCAAACAGAATTCTTGCCTGCGATGTGTGGCTGCGCCACGGGTGTTGACGGATGGATGATTCGCTTGCTACTATACGATAGCTGCCGGACTGGGGAAACGCTTTTGAAAAAGATGAAATTAGTGTATGTGGTATTGTATGTAGAGCATAGCAAGGATGCTATGCTCTACAAGGAAACTTTTAGTGCTTCCAAATACCTTGTCCTTTAATATAACGGTTATAGAACTTATCAGCAGAAGCGTTCTTAAAATACTTCTCTTTAGCCTCACTCTTTTGACCGCAATACTCCTCGTACCTATATTCGAAAACTTCACTTGCCGGATAATTTACAACTTCCTTTACGTAAAACTCATTTTCAAATCTAACAAGGCTGTCTGTACGACCAAGGCTATAGGCAATTCTATTGCTGAAAACAAGAGGACTCTGCTCTTTTGTATAATTCTTTGTTCTAATTCGTTTTTTTGATGGGTATTTAAATAAATCGCAATCTCGTAACAATGATTTATTAATACTATACTCCGAAATAACTTTTGATGTTTTGGATGGAATGCATACAACCTTTTCTTCGTTGTACGATACAGAAAAGCCTGAAGATGCCATTAATCCAACCGTATTAACTGCCGAAATCCTATCAGTTTGAACTAAGTCTAAGTAGTTTACACCCGTTACAGATCTAGTAGCCGAAACGCTGCGAGTAGATGCGGCACCCGAACTAGTTGAATTAGTAAATACCCTACTCCTATAATAGTTGTGAGAGATACCGTTAAGAACAAAGAAGCTCTCCTCCAAATTCAAATAAATATTATGGTCTGTTTTATTATAAAATTGAAAGCCAATATTACCACCTTCGCTCCATAGGTTATAGGAAACCTTGCAGTTATCATCTTCGTAAACTAAATTGCTGCTGGTAGCAGCCAACTCGTTAGAGGATGCGGTTTTATAAACCTGATAGTACGTTATTGACCCACAAGAAGAGAACAGAGCGGCTGCTAATGCAGCAAATAGAATTCTTTTTGTTTTCATTGATTAACAAATTATGATATAAGAAAATTTTTGTCGTATTGTGTAATAAAACTCGTATAACAATAACCTACAAATTACCGTTAAGGCCTGAGGACTTTAATGGCAAGAGTCTAGCAAGAACATCACGCTCTGCTAGGTTAACTATTGCAAGAGGCTCCTATAGCTTTATCCTCGTAAAGACTATGATGCGCTGCACTCTGAATCCAAATATTTTCATTCAACCTTAACACATCAATAATTTCTAGAATAGAGAGAATATCTGTATAAAATTTGCTAAAAGAATCATCCTCGAGTATTGATTTAGAAATGTTAGGTTCAAAAATAGTTTTCTCATAAATAAGAATAGAAACTTTACTTTTTGAAAAAGATACATATACTTTCTCCTTTTCTTTTAAAGAAAGTTTAAACTCCATAAGCCTCTCCATAAATGAGTAGGAAAATATGTAGCGAGCCTCTACTTCATCGGTTGATATTGTTCTAAATAGCACTTCAAACTCTGGATTTTCAAGAACAATATTTTCTCCCTTAAGTCCTTTCATGACATTGTTAATCTGATCTCGCTCTAGCGTTTTATCTTCAACAAATGTGTTGGCCAATATCTTTTTATTAAAATCGGCAATAAACAGTAAAGAGGGTTTAAAATTTGTACCCGCTTGCACATCGCCTTTTTGGCCAAAATTGAGCTCTACTATACTTGTTTGAACACCACGATAGGTCCCTTTTATATAATCTCTTACATTAACTTTTCCTTCTTTGAGCCACTTTTCCTTGAAAAGTTCAGTATTATGCAAATCTTCGTACGGAATCGTTTCTGGTATATATTCAAAAGAACTATCGATAAGCTTTATCACACGTTCGACAAATACACTTTTCTTGCTATTAAAATACTTCTCATAATCCAACCTACTTATTGTTAAGTGGTGCACAAGCAAAGCAAAAGCGATAAGTCCAAAAAAAGACAAAAAAGCATAAAACCCTGATCCATCTATAATACAAGAAAATACGACCAGCACTCCAACTCCAATTAAGACCTTACAGACGATATCATATACATACGATTTTTTTCTTATTAATTCCAATTCAGGATATTGAGCAACAAACTCATTTTGAATATTTTCTATTTCAGGTCTCATACTTTAAATAGCTCTTTTACATCATGATTTTTCTTCTCAGAAACTTCTATTTCAAACATATCTAACTGCTTATACGCCATTAATCTTGCAAAAAAACAAGATGGTATTGTTTCACATTTATTGTTATAAACGAGTACATTTGCATTATACGTTCTACGTGCTGCAGAAAGTTGCTCCTCGACTTCGTTTAAAGCTTGCTGAAGTTGAATAAAGCTATTGTTGGCTTTTAAATCTGGATAACTCTCGGCATTGAGCATTATTGATTTAAGTAAACGTGTTGATTCTGATTCTACTTTCACCAAATTTCCCTTTGCTCCACCTCTCAACTCAACTAACTTTAGATGAGTATCCTGCTCGTATGCCATATATTCCTTAACTGTAGCAACTAGATTAGGAATTAAATCAAATCGTTTTTTAAGCATCGCATCTATTCCTCCAACAGAATAGTCAACTCTATTTTTACTTTTC
Encoded proteins:
- a CDS encoding Tim44 domain-containing protein, with product MTTKLKFRLLALLPVLVISVDAFARAGGGGGKGSGGIIGLIIWGVYTLIISVILFFKVGKSRKVIKESAQQDSFWNFEQMRDNAKKVFFRMQDAWMERNIEKVKDIVTPSLYEDYSLQLELMKRNGEKNIVSGIFVSDVRIIGCEDYLDNSQDAYVAHIKGELLDYTVDEKSGSITKNPKKERESFTDTYHFIRKDNKWLLDSIDNKVSIWDVLKARNYHEENC
- a CDS encoding LemA family protein encodes the protein MIVIYITAGLVGVYLVSIYNSLVKSKNRVDYSVGGIDAMLKKRFDLIPNLVATVKEYMAYEQDTHLKLVELRGGAKGNLVKVESESTRLLKSIMLNAESYPDLKANNSFIQLQQALNEVEEQLSAARRTYNANVLVYNNKCETIPSCFFARLMAYKQLDMFEIEVSEKKNHDVKELFKV
- a CDS encoding DUF3137 domain-containing protein; translation: MRPEIENIQNEFVAQYPELELIRKKSYVYDIVCKVLIGVGVLVVFSCIIDGSGFYAFLSFFGLIAFALLVHHLTISRLDYEKYFNSKKSVFVERVIKLIDSSFEYIPETIPYEDLHNTELFKEKWLKEGKVNVRDYIKGTYRGVQTSIVELNFGQKGDVQAGTNFKPSLLFIADFNKKILANTFVEDKTLERDQINNVMKGLKGENIVLENPEFEVLFRTISTDEVEARYIFSYSFMERLMEFKLSLKEKEKVYVSFSKSKVSILIYEKTIFEPNISKSILEDDSFSKFYTDILSILEIIDVLRLNENIWIQSAAHHSLYEDKAIGASCNS
- a CDS encoding lipid II:glycine glycyltransferase FemX, with the translated sequence MLTAICSKSTEQLFKTSIVQQTAFWSVVKEMMGVNTIALNFKINRSHLDNDHQSLGSIESDILVVVQQVDSLYSIAYVPYGPELEPREDLQGTFLEELSECLRSHLPKNCIMIRYDLCWESYWAKDSSFYDENGLWNGPPAHTTQELRFNMNTIGWNFRKAQGNILPSNTIYLDLHKEPSAMLDAMKPKTRYNIGLSERKGVTVRSIGIEQIDVWYALYQETAARNGIYLHDIEYFRAVLMAKANSTQSPAEVLLLVAEAESTPLAALFLVMTGSRGSYLYGASSSRGRNVMATYALQWAAIRIAREKGCTEYDMFGVAPRPEPSHPLYGLYRFKTGFGGNLFHSMGCWDYPLIGDMYTYYTSLELKGQGYHVS